The proteins below come from a single Portunus trituberculatus isolate SZX2019 chromosome 2, ASM1759143v1, whole genome shotgun sequence genomic window:
- the LOC123506834 gene encoding uncharacterized protein LOC123506834: MAGDISKMYNSVLISELDQMTHRFLWRDMNPNREPDHYCLQTVTFGDRPSGIISITALHMTAKMFKNKYPETSDMIINDSYVDDILHSCETISETYSKINATDEILKEGGFQIKQWVISGHHDMTEDVKVIDTEVEKVLGMIWEPKEDQFSFKVRINFSKRCKNVRPGPDLTADEITHKLPSSLTKRMVLSQVASLYDPLGLLTPFTVQCKLLLRKLITLKREQDGVEQTLGWDDPIPDDVYGEWVCLFKNMFALEKIKFQRCIKPDSAIGKPTLVVYADASNIAYSACAYVHFQLQDGTHSAQLLAAKSRIAPLRQMTIPRLELCAAVLASRLRKTIEKESRFVVERVFHLVDSQIVRSQIQKESHGFETFVATRIAEIQTHTDPSEWWWVASDDNAADCATRPQHPLSLRSDSVWQKGPEYLTLPVEEWPISQPYVRGLPDRNGTSLSCKTESNQNTKQSLIDIESFSSYEKMINTTAIVLSICKKKTFHNILQNITSENLRKQNITG, from the coding sequence ATGGCAGGAGACATAAGTAAGATGTATAATTCTGTGCTCATTTCGGAGCTGGACCAGATGACGCACAGGTTCCTATGGAGGGATATGAACCCTAACAGAGAACCAGACCACTATTGTTTGCAAACAGTGACCTTCGGAGACAGACCAAGTGGCATAATTTCCATAACAGCGCTACACATGACAGCGAAAATGTTCAAAAATAAATATCCTGAAACATCCGACATGATCATTAATGATTCCTATGTCGATGACATTCTCCATTCATGTGAGACCATCTCAGAAACCTATAGCAAAATAAATGCCACAGATGAAATCCTTAAGGAGGGAGGATTTCAAATAAAGCAATGGGTGATTTCGGGCCACCATGACATGACAGAGGATGTGAAAGTAATTGATACCGAGGTCGAGAAAGTGCTGGGCATGATATGGGAGCCAAAGGAGGATCAGTTTTCCTTCAAAGtaagaatcaacttctcaaaAAGGTGCAAGAATGTCCGCCCTGGGCCTGATCTCACAGCAGATGAAATAACACACAAACTGCCGAGCAGTTTGACAAAAAGAATGGTTCTGAGTCAAGTGGCTTCACTATATGACCCTCTGGGCTTACTGACACCTTTCACAGTCCAGTGCAAACTACTACTGAGAAAACTCATCACTTTGAAACGGGAACAAGACGGAGTGGAGCAAACGCTGGGTTGGGACGATCCAATTCCTGATGATGTGTATGGGGAATGGGTGTGCTTATTTAAAAACATGTTTGcactagagaaaataaaattccAGAGATGCATTAAACCGGATTCAGCAATCGGTAAACCTACGCTTGTTGTGTACGCGGATGCTAGTAATATTGCTTACTCAGCTTGTGCATATGTTCATTTTCAATTACAGGATGGCACACACTCGGCCCAGTTACTTGCAGCCAAAAGTAGAATAGCTCCCCTACGACAAATGACTATTCCAAGGCTTGAACTCTGCGCAGCCGTGCTGGCTTCTAGGTTACGTAAGACAATCGAGAAGGAGTCAAGGTTTGTAGTTGAACGAGTGTTCCATTTAGTTGACTCACAGATCGTGCGATCACAGATACAGAAAGAATCTCATGGATTTGAAACATTCGTGGCCACAAGAATCGCAGAGATCCAAACGCATACAGACCCCAGTGAATGGTGGTGGGTGGCTTCAGATGATAACGCTGCCGACTGCGCCACACGTCCCCAGCATCCTCTGAGTTTGAGGTCCGATTCTGTATGGCAGAAGGGACCAGAGTATTTGACTCTTCCTGTCGAAGAATGGCCAATCAGTCAACCCTATGTGCGAGGGCTTCCTGATAGGAATGGCACATCACTTTCATGTAAGACTGAGAGTAATCAGAACACTAAACAATCCCTAATAGACATTGAAAGTTTCAGTTCTTATGAGAAAATGATCAACACTACTGCAATCGTCTTGTCCATCTGCAAGAAGAAAACTTTCCACAACATACTGCAGAACATTACATCTGAGAACCTAAGGAAGCAGAACATTACTGGGTGA
- the LOC123506825 gene encoding uncharacterized protein LOC123506825: MVQKEFIDWERRFARLGPSKDENGIIVVGERISQWLKDSWNQNQFILLSRKHPFTRLYIHHLHNLDHGGVDMTLAKLQVKFWVPGARRVIKSVKEKCVICKKTDKVRMEQQMGQLPEQRLKPAPAFFNTSLDLFGPMMIRDTVKRRVRSKVYGVIFTCLTSRAAYIDLAEGYDTDSFLSTFRRFVSVRGYPHTIHSDMGTQLTSASKEIRDMTSRWNVTEISKFGSHQGTAWSFNKSADAPWQNGVCEALVKSVKRLLVIAIGENVLSFGELQTVVFEVANLLNERPIGLKPGYDINLGTYLCPNDLLLGRASNKVPNGPMVDTTDVRKRFSLIQSIITSFWRRWMRITSHINS, encoded by the coding sequence ATGGTGCAGAAGGAGTTCATAGACTGGGAAAGAAGATTCGCAAGGCTAGGACCTAGTAAAGATGAAAATGGGATAATTGTAGTCGGAGAAAGGATTAGCCAGTGGCTAAAGGACAGTTGGAATCAGAATCAGTTTATACTGCTCTCGAGAAAACATCCTTTCACTAGACTATATATCCATCATCTCCACAACCTCGATCATGGTGGCGTGGACATGACTTTGGCAAAGCTGCAAGTAAAATTTTGGGTTCCAGGAGCACGCAGGGTAATAAAGTCAGTAAAGGAGAAATGTGTTATCTGCAAGAAGACTGACAAAGTAAGGATGGAACAACAAATGGGACAGCTCCCAGAGCAGCGTTTAAAACCTGCGCCTGCTTTCTTCAACACCTCGCTGGACTTATTTGGCCCGATGATGATAAGAGATACTGTTAAACGTAGAGTAAGATCAAAGGTGTATGGCGTGATATTTACTTGTCTCACTAGTCGTGCTGCATACATTGACCTGGCGGAGGGATATGATACTGACAGTTTTCTAAGTACGTTCCGGCGATTTGTTTCAGTACGAGGATATCCTCACACAATCCACTCTGACATGGGAACGCAGTTAACATCTGCCAGTAAGGAAATTAGGGATATGACTTCCAGATGGAATGTCACTGAGATATCAAAGTTTGGCTCACATCAGGGAACAGCATGGTCTTTCAACAAATCAGCAGACGCACCATGGCAGAATGGAGTGTGTGAGGCTCTCGTTAAGTCAGTGAAGCGACTATTGGTCATTGCCATTGGAGAAAATGTGTTGAGTTTTGGTGAGCTGCAGACAGTGGTATTTGAAGTAGCAAACTTGTTGAACGAACGGCCAATAGGACTCAAACCGGGTTATGATATAAACTTGGGTACTTACTTATGTCCTAATGACTTGCTGCTTGGTCGCGCTAGTAACAAAGTACCAAATGGACCTATGGTTGATACTACTGATGTGAGAAAAAGATTCAGTCTTATTCAGAGTATTATAACATCGTTCTGGAGGCGATGGATGAGGATTACTTCCCACATTAACAGTTAG